The Haliaeetus albicilla chromosome 11, bHalAlb1.1, whole genome shotgun sequence sequence gcttttccccccatcccagccctggctgATGGTGTGACTCTCTTGCTCTCTCCAGTGGAGCCAGAGTTCAAGTATGTCGGGAACATGCATGGGAACGAGGTGCTGGGCcgtgagctgctgctgcagctctccgAGTTCCTGTGTGAGGAGTACCGCCGGGGCAACGAGCGGATCACCCACCTCATCCATGACACGCGCATCCACATCATGCCCTCCATGAACCCCGACGGGTACGAAGTCGCTGCCAAGCAGGTACCAGGCAGTGATCGCCTCCTCCAGCCGGGTAGGGGCAGAAGCCCTTCAAATCCCTGTGGGATCCCCTTCACGATGGCTATGGGGAGGGGGCATCCTTCCTCTCCATGCCCTGCCAAATTTGTCCCCCCAGCCGGTGTCACTGCTTCTCATCTCCCGTGCCAAGGGCTCGTGCTGTGTGTCCTGCCACAGGTGGCCCTGGCAGATGATGGAAGAGGCTTTCTACACCTGTCTTACCCTCCCCAGAAGTTTTTTGTCACAGGAGGGTCACTGCAAATCCCCTGGcccaggctggggaaggggcagctGAATGCCACTGTCATGAGCAGACAGGGACATGagggacagggcagggggggaagcCCTCTAGTTCCCCCCAAAACTTCACCCATTCCTTTGTACTGCTAGACCTCGGGGAGATATTTTATTCATGGCTCTTTCAGCTGAGGCaaattgtttgtttgatttgtGCCTTGCTCTGTCACCCTGGAAAATGAAGATATTGTTATTGACTTTCCCTGTCAGTACCAATACTCTTTATTCTCCTGCCAGCAATAACACGCGTGTTGCGACTCAAAGGCACCGAAGCGCCGTTACGACGGCCGGTCCCTGCCGCCCTGACACCTAGCCTGCCTGCGCCCACCCTGTACTCACCCCTGTGATGCACCTTTGCCCCGTAGGGCCCAGACAGCAATGGGTACTTGACGGGGAGGAACAACGCCAATGGAGTGGACTTGAACCGTAACTTCCCTGACCTCAACACGTTCATGTACTACAGCGGGGAAATCAACGGGCGAAATCACCACATCCCGCTGCCTGACAACTGGAAAAGCCAGGTACCGGTCTGGGGTGCTGTGAGGGTGACAGCATCTTAGAGTGGCTCAGCATGCAAGCAAATATACTGTCCTTTGCCTTGCACAGTGCTTGTCTCCTTCTCTGTGCCTTCTGCATGCAGAGAAACAATCTAATCCTGTCCCGTATCACAGCTGGCACCTCTGCCAGGAAGAGAGGGTGGCACCATGGCCAGCCTGGGTGGAAAGTTGCAACGCACAGGGcagaggaggtggcacgtgctggCTAACACCTGTGCCTCAGGTtttggggctgtgctgggagagctgTAGCAGGGTATGCACAGGAGGAGCCTGCTCTACGTGTCGGGGTGGCAGTGGAGAACGGAGGAAGCTGCAAGGGCTGAAGCAGGCACATTGCAGGGCAGGGTCTGATGTGACCGATCGCAGCCCGGCGTGGGGCAGCAGCTGGCCCAGAGGtggctgagctcttctccctgtccctgtccatgTTCTCCTCACAGGTGGAGCCGGAGACGTTGGCTGTGATCCAGTGGATCAGCAGCTACAACTTTGTGCTCTCGGCCAATCTGCACGGTGGGGCGGTGGTGGCAAATTACCCCTATGACAAGTCCCAGGACCAGCGGTTCAGAAGCCACCGGCGCACGGTCAACACACCTACCCCAGACGACAAGTTGTTTCAGAAGGTGAGCATGGCCCCAGCAGGCGAGGGCATTCCCACAGCCCTGGCAGGGTGCAGCGTGCGAGAGCTGGCTGGGAGTCTCTGGTCACTGCCTGATGCAGGAGCCGAGCCAAGAAACGTGTTGGAAATAACTGTTAGCAGACTACGGCATTTCTGCCAGCCATCGGCTCATGAGCCAGGTCAGGGCAGTCCCACTGTGAGCCAGTCCCACCACACAGACAGGCCAGTCTTAACCCTCAGGAGCCCCTTCCACATCCGTGCCCTACCTGGGTTCCCCATAACCCCAGTACCACCAGTGTCTTCAGTACCACCCTGCTCTTCCAGAGCTGGAGGCTGCCCCCCAGCTTTGCTGCACCATCGTAGCATgtatatgggtttttttcctagagagGTGGCAGGGTCTGGCTGGGGGTCTGCTGAGAGCAGGATAAGGGACGTGGGTGCCTAGCAGGGCTTGCAGATGGTGAAGAataagaaatacaacaaaaagagCACCAGGAGCTTAGGCAGACATCAGGGAACGTATCGGTCCGTACTGCTGATCCTGCTAACACTAGCTAAAGCCAGTGGTTTTTCTCCATTGTTAAAATGTCCCAGAAAACAGTGCCTTCAGTCACTGCTTCCATTAGGAAATACCCAGCACAAGAAAAAGCAAGTCTGCGTTAGAACagttaatgagaaaaataagtCTGAGCTGGAGTTCAGCCTTCTCTGGAAGCAGAGGCTGTGCAGGGGCTTGCCAGGACCTGCTGGGATCAGGGCTGTGCTCGGACCCAGATGTAGAGAGGCTGCAGTCTGGGGCGTAGGCTAATGATACCCACATAGCCTCAGAAGTCAGAAATGTAGTGAAGTAACTGTTTTCCTGCTGACAGAACGAGATTACACCAGCATCTGAACCATAATACAAGGGTATAGAGTTTGCATTAGAAAATGCAAACACCGGTTTCTCTTAAACTGTGTCTTACGCAAAGGACAGGCTTTGGATGCAATGGCCCAATTTTAGCCCTGCCTTTTTGTCTAAAAATAAGCAATAACCTTAATAAGGGCAATAAACAAGCGGTTGCTAGAACCAGAAGTTGCCAAAACTCTTTCTTAATCCAAATTCCCCTGATATATATGGTATCTGCATCCAGACTGATACTGGTTAGTTTTCCTCGCATATCTTCTCCCCCTGTTAGTGCCATTTGCTGGCAGGGAGGGTCAGCACCAATGGGGCTGGATGCCCCTGTGTGGGCCCGGTGCCCTCCGCTCCCTCTCGtctcagcaggagcagggcagaagCCACCTGTGCCCTCAGCAATCCCCAGCTTACCAgatttctgctcttcctcctccatcttCATCTGCCTACATTTCATAGAGGTCCTGGCCACCTCGTGTTGTATTTCATGGCAGTAAAATGCAGGAGCTGACTCCTGTTTGACTTCCCTCTCATGCTCCCCAGCAAAGCCTGTGTGGGAGGGAGGATGTTTTGCCCAGAGCCGGGCAGGGTCCCTAGCTGCACAGTGCTGGAGCTGCGACCACCGGCTGCTCTTTCTCTAGCTGGCCAAGACCTATTCGTACGCCCACGGCTGGATGCATCGTGGCTGGAACTGCGGGGACTACTTTGCTGATGGCATCACGAATGGGGCATCCTGGTACTCACTCAGCAAAGGTAAGGGCTGGGCAGGTGAGCACCACCCACAGCAAGGTGTTGAGTTGAATGGAGGTGAAGGGATAGATGAGAAACCTCGGGACAGGATgggttggggaagggctgtggcAGTAGCACTGTGCCCATTACTAGACACCATTCTGGTGTCTGCATCTCAGACTGGGAAATGGCTTGGGAAGACTGGAAGTGGCTTGGGAAAGAGCCACAGAAATAGCCGAGGTCTGCAGAGAcctgctgtgtgctgctggaCAAAGGAAGCATTAATCTGTTAGTGTATTTGAAAATGCCACAGCGTAACTCCATCAAGGCCCAAAACTGTGACCAAAGGGAAGACATTTCTTGTAGCTGCTGGCTTCTgaaaaaatctcattaaaaaaggCACAatgacaaaactgaaaatcGGCAAGTTAGGCTAGAAGAAAGATTGAAGAGAGACTGGAAAGAGATACATAGCCCCTGCAGTACCCAACCTCCCTGATCTTCTGAAGGCAGAGTGGTGAATGATCCTGCTGAAGGAGAGAGTTGGGCAACCAAAACGGGAGGGGGCTGCATGGAGGGAGAAGGCTCTAGTCATGCTGTCATGGAGGGAGGAGGCTGCACCTGCGGAGCaaagagggaaagcaggacGGTTCTGGTGGAAGATAGACAGGGGCCAGGACGTCTGGGACACGGGagcggggagggaagggagcctTGCGTTCCCCTGGCCACAGGCTCTTCTTCTCTTCCAGGCATGCAGGACTTCAATTACCTCTACACCAACTGCTTTGAAATCACCCTGGAGCTGAGCTGCAATAAGTTCCCCCCCGAGGAGGACCTGGAGCGGCAGTGGATGGCCAACCGGGAGGCCCTTGTTGCTTTCATTGAAGAGGTAAGGGGGCAGTCCTGAGACCTACACCCTTCTGCAGGCCCCCATGGGCCCTGATGGTAGGGGACTGGTAGGCACGAGGGGTGGAAGGGAGGTGGTCGTGGAGCTCACTGGGTGCTCTAGTTGGTGGCCTTTGGGGAGGCTGTTGTGTCCTAAACTGGCTCTGCTGGGGAGAATCAGGAGAACCAAGGGTATGGGGAAAGGTGGGGTTGTCCCCAGAGCTCTGCCCTCCTCTGGTGCTTGGCAATACCCTCTTGAGCAAAGGAGGGTCCTTGAGCCAGCAGTctgtctccctccctgcaggttcACCAGGGCATCAAAGGGATGGTGTCGGACGAGAACAACAATGGCATTGCAGGAGCAGTGATTTCTGTCCAGGGAATCAGCCATGACATCACCTCTGGTGGGTTGTCAGTTCCCTTGCATGCTGTCCCTTTTGGATACAGCCTCTCGGAGGCTATCTGGGTATGTGGGAGGAGATTAGTAGGCGAGGCTATAATATGTGTGGCCAGCATGGTTTGCATCCCAAAAGTTAGCTGCAAGAAATGTGCCTGTGCACACGGAACCAGGGAGGGCTTAGGAAAACAAGAGGTGAGGACTGGAATGCAAATCTTATTGTAAAGGACTTCAGAAAGTCAGCTCCTATTTTATctgagagaggagaaaatacatttgtatatAACCAAAGAGAAAATTGAGAGAATAATCTACTCAAGCTGAATCTACACTGAGCTGAAATAGTTGATAGCAAAGGACACGATGgcagaacaaaatgaaagacTGAAAGTTCAAGCCAGACAAATTTAGACTGAGAATGAAGTGCCACTTCAGTTTATCCAAGTTGTGGTGGTTTCTCCTTTGCTGGCCGATTTTAACCTCCTTTTCATAAACACCCTCCTCCAACTGGACTAGGCATTACAGACTGGCTGCAGAAAATAGCTGATATTCCAGCTCTTCAGAGGTCAGACTATGAAATCATCACAACTCCTTCTGGCCGTAGGTCTGTGACTCAGTAGCACTCTAGTATTTGGCACTTATTATGCCAACCTGCATAGGAAAGGGGATTGTGCAAGAGATCACACAGTCACAGAGGCACTGGCTGCAAGAGCCCTCTGAGGTCTTCTGTCCAACCTCCTGCTTGGAGCAGGTTTGTCTCCAATGTTGGCTCTGATCAGCCATGGCTCCCTCCAGCTGATTCTCACTGACCCTcaaggatggagatttcacagcctctctgctgaCCTGTGCCAGGGATCCACCACCTTTGAGGTGAAGCTGTGCTCCCTGATCCACCCTGAAGCTCCCAGGCTGCCAACTATGGCTGCTGCCCGTCCTTGTGTTGCCCGGCACTGCTCAGAGGAGTTTGGCCCCATCACCTTTGTAGCTGCCCTTCAAGTAGCTGCCGGCTGTGAGCAGACCCCCCCTCCGGCTCCTCCAGCTCTCCCTGTGGGGCCTGAGCTCTCCCTATGGGTCAGGAGCTCTGGTTCTCCCACATCTCTTTTGATCTGGGGGCATCAAAACTGGCCACAGTATTCAAGGGCAGCCTCCCCAGGACTGGGAGAAAATTATTCCCTTTGACCtgccagccaccctccctgttTTCCCTTGGAAGCCCCTGACTTGTGTGTCTCACTAGTACCAATTAGCCCCACCTAatgctgcctgcaggctgccTGCAATGATTACTCAAATTTTCAATACCCATCCAGTTTCATAGATGGGAATATACTGAAATTGTCAAAGTAATTCATAATGTGCTGCTGCCTCACTGTTGGCTGTCCCTAACCACACCGGTACACAGTCCGTCAGAGTGCTCCTGGGGCTTCCTTATGCAGGGAGAATCAGGGAGCAGCTGAGCTGATGAGCAATTAAAACTCTGCTGATAACCCAAATGTGGCAGAATTTTATATGACAGGAATTAGAAATTGTGTTATGCATAAGGAGTCAGACTGGAGCTGAGATTGCCTAAGGCCAGTCAGGTCTGCTGTCATCTGACTGGCGAGTGCTCAGATTTGCAGCCTCcctgcacaggcacagccaACACTGCTGTACCATCCCCTTTCTTTTGGCATTTACTTGCAGACTGACCTCTACTCAGTGGCACTAATGAGACATCACTTGCAGTCTACCAATGTTAATCCAGCCTTGCGGTAGCCAGCAGATTTGAAAGGAAGGCCAAAAAGTGCCTGGGTTTTGAAGGCTACACATCCTCAAGGAATTAAACTCGGCAAAACCTACTGGAATACCTTTTGCTCTTCTCCGCGTGCATCCTGAGTGCTTTCTCTTCTTGTGTTCCAGGTGATACAGGAGATTATTtccggctgctgctgcctggcactTACACTGTCACAGCCTCTGCAGAGGGGTACCAGCCCCAGATGGTGACAACAACAGTGGGCCCAGCTGCACCTTCATTGGTGAGTTAGGCTACATAGTCACGAGGATGTCTCAAAATGTCTTCACCCCAGGGAGAAAGAAGTGCAGTGGGGGATGTCTAGTGAGTAGTAGAGAAAGGAGATGGGATGTAGAGCATTGCCAGTGGCTCCAGGCTGTCTGCTTTGGCAGACACAGGGCTCCCTGCAGCTCACAGAGAGGGACAGGGTGAAGGCAATGCCATGTGCCTCTCGATTCCTTACTGAGGGCTCACAGCTGCACTGGGCTGCCGTGCCAGCTCCTGTgtccctctgcctcttggccaTGGGGAGAGCCCctggctggctggggctgctgctcttcagctctccctccatccttcccacTCTCCAGGACGTGATGATGTGGAGACAGCATCTGTTCCCTCAGGCTCCGTTATCCCCCTGGCTCCGTGGGTTTCAGTGCTCTGCTACCATCTGCATCCTGCCTGGGACCAAACACGCTATCAGACTCGTAGCAAGAGGCTGAAGTCTGCCTTTCTTTCTGCTGAGAGCACCCAAGACAGATGGGAACTGGGTGCCAACAAAGAACAGCCAAGCACCTTTGGGAGATGAAGTGCTCTTGACACCAGTGTGGTCCCTACAGCGCCTTTCTGAGGGCAGGCCGGACAACTAGAAGTTGGTTATAAAAACAATGGGTGGTGATGCCTGCCCCTGCTGTTGCGTTATGAACGTGGTGGGACTGCAGATGCAGCCTCCTCTAAGGACCGGCAAGAACCCCCTGGCTGCGGCATCCTGGCACATCATTTGTTTCACTGCATGTACACTGGTCAGGCTCTGCCATAAATACACTGCGGTGGTTCTCCCACCCTCCCTCTCTTGATCCCACCCTACCCAGCCTCTGAAGTTCTTCCAGAGCTGCCCTTTTCTCAGGATTAGAAACTTCTAATTTTCGTCCTAAATTTATTTATGGTCAGTTTATCCCTATTTGTTCTTACGCCAATGTTGTGCTTTAAATagctcctcttcttccctggtATTTATTCCCTGATGTATTTATAAGGAGCTGTCAAGCCCAGTCCTAGCCTTTGTTTTGCTCAGTTAAGCACCCAGCTCTTtggctttcctttttaaaatagattctCCTTTTACCATGTTACTGTATAAGACTGATTTGTTCCCTGATGGTATGATTTTTGCAGATCTCCTCTCACAGCAGCTCTCCTGTCCCCTGCAGCACCTCCCATACTCACCATtcaccccatccctcccccagGAAGCCCACACAGGCCCATTCCAGTTTCACCTTTCTGTATAGCCTCCCCATTCCCTATTTATCTGATGCTGTGTCCTGCACGCTCCTtgtccccttctctctcttgtACCTGCTTGCATGGCTGTAGTGGATGGAGGTTtctttcctggattttttttgcctggaTGTACTGAAAGGACTGGTTGCTGAAAGACTGATTGAGCAGGATTCAGCTAACAGGCTGCAATTGAAAAAGGACTGTCTGTCCTAAACCAGCCTGTGTATTAAATATTCAGAGAGATGCAAAGCAATGCTATTTCTCTACTTTCTGGtgagaaaagatgaagaaagagcATAGCTCAATCCGTTGCCTTTCACAGCTCATCTTCTAAACCATCCTAGGACATCACATTGCCACAGGAGCAGCTCTCTGCGTAAGAAATGTAGCTGATTGTTGGTACaatattttccacaggaaaaaaaaatgtttccagctgATTTAAGAACTGAGTTCCCATTGTATCGTAACACTGGCTGAGGCCCCTTACTGCTTGTCTTGGCCCAAGAGTCAGCTTCGAAGGCTAGCAGCAGAGGCAGGTCCTGCAGACCCCTGAGCCAGCAGAGCGCACACACGGTCTTACacagttatttttgttctttctccagGTGCATTTCCAGCTCAAACAAGATGTGGTGAGGAAGGCCCCAGAGCGTAAAGCCTCAGGCACACGCATGAACAACAAAGCCCTTCAGAAGAAGGTAGTGCCAAGAGCCACCCGCCGGGGGACCCAAAGATGAGGATGGCTCACTTGGCTGAGAGCTGGGGGAAACCCTTTATACAAGGCCTGGCTGATGACTCCAGCCAGTGAACTTTCCAACAGTCCAGCATGAAACTAGCCCAAATTATTAGGTTATTAAACAAGGAAGTATTTAATCCCTGAGCAAATCGTGAAGTCATTCACAACAAAATGtgcctgggctgcagttccCCGGGCAGTGTGTCTGTagctgctgagctcttctcctgCACTCGCTCCATCTCAGAGAGCTCTGCTCCCTTTACTCCTGGACTCAGTTGCTACAGCCCACGTGAAATGCCCAGACACTCGTGCATACCAGGGAGAGTGAATCCAGGCCCTGGTCTTTGATTGCTGCACTCAAAAGCTGGGCACGTGAATCCTGGCACCTGGGTACAAGTGCCATGCTTCTCCCTCAGGTAAGGACACTTGCTGCCTGTAGACCCTGAAGTTAGGGGAAGGTCAGTTTTAAAGCAGTGATGTGACCAGCTCTGAACACAGTTTGTCCCACATGTAGCACAGCTATCGCTGGTTGGCAACACCACAAGTAGGGATGCAGCACTGGTAGATGGTGGTCCAAGATCATCTCGTGGCTGATGTCAAATTTATCTTGATGTGCAGATGGGACTTTCTGGTAGCTGGTTTGGATTATTTGTAGTCAGACAGGCTGAAATGATACACACTGGGAAAAGCCAAGGATTATCCCATCTCCTTATGTCTTCAGACCCAAACCAGATGGCTCACTGAAGCCAACACAAACTCGTAGTCTGAAGCATAGGAGCAACTAGGTGAGGTCTGACAACTGGTCATGAGTAGGAGTGCAGGACAGGTGATTTGATGTTCCTTTGAGACAAATACCCTGAACCTTGGTCCTGTCCATGTGCAACAGGGAAGTGTGGATGCTTGATGCCAGCAGTGTGCTGTGCAGGTACAGCACAAGCCATGTGAGTTGTAATTGGGTTAGGAAAGACATGATCCATAGTTCAGTGAGGTGGGGTACTACAGGCTGGGCCTTAAAATGCTGCTTAGGCTGTGTTTGGAGTGGAAGCAAGAGTGGAAACAAAGCTGGTTATTTCCATGGTAAAAATATCTTAAGCAGGCAAAACCTTTCTAGCattcttcagagaaaataaataactcAGAGCGATAAACAGTCCCACCACTGCGCCccagcaatttctttttccttggcTGGTTATCTCAATTTCCCCCATACAGCCCTCCATTGCACTGGCTCTCTCTCTGTCTCAAGCCTGTCCAGAAAGTATCTCCCAGACATCCCCTTGCTCCTCCTCTTTTGCAAACATCTCTTCATCTCATGTGAGCAACCTCTACCACCCTATCGCATAAGCAATACTCTGCACTTCATCCCTCaccatcacctcctcctctgtctCTGTTACAAGATGCTAGTGGCATTTTCAGCCCTAGCAGCACACACACAATCTTGTAGCTCTGCCTGCTAACAGAAGCTCTTTCTCTGTCATGCCTGTTCTTGGAAAGGCAGAGCAAACTGTCCCTCACAGGGTATTTATACAGGCTATTGCAAGAAAGTGCCAGGAATGGTAGTGCACTTAACCATGGCTGTGAATGATTTCAGCCTGCAGAGGCCAGTGTGGGCTGGAGACACTGGCCGGTTTCACATTCACAACCAAAGCCGAATTCAGATTCTCTAATTTTTTATCTGTCGGTGGTGGAAGTGAAAAAGGATGGTGTGGCTGAGATGTTCAAACTCCTGTGTGGTTTAACACCTCTTCCCCTGGCCAAGACCAGCAGCATCACTCCAGATGCTGGACGCTCCTGTTTGAAGCCACATGTCAGTGCACATTCGCCCAAAAGATTTCCTGGTGGACGTGCAGGCAGGATGAGGGAGGCCACCCTGCATCCCACAGCCTGGCCCCATACAGCATGCAGAAGGGTCTGCTGTCGCCACATGTCCAACCCATGTGTGGGAAGATACTGCTGCCCCCAATCATGGCACTAGCTCAGCTAGCTGAGCTAACCGCTCACCTGTGAGGATGTGTATGAAGCTGAGAGCAAGTAAAGGGCTCCCAGGGAGCAGCCTTCAGTTGGCTAATTCAGCTGGGCAGTCCCTGGACAGGGTGATGCTCAGCCTGCACAGAGCTGCCCATACCATCCCACATTCCAGGAGTGTCATGGATAGCCTTGCTGAGCCTGCTGGCTGCAGGGTGCTCTCATGTTGCCCTCTTGTGGTCCTAGAAAATGTAGGATCATCTCAGTTCCCCTTACTTTCCAGGGCAGAGTCGGAGGAGGGGGACTTCTCTAGAACAGGACAGCCAGCCCAGGAGGCCACGTCACTCACCCTCGcaggctgctgtggggctggcagtGCAGCAGCAAAATTGGTCTCAGTTGCAAGCTTTTTCCCCTACAAGAGGGTTCCTATGAGATACAACCTTGTGGaggactctctctctctgggCTGGGATTTGTCCAGCTCATTCTCCTCCCAGctctgaatatttttgtgttGAACAGTTTGGTAAAGCTCCACTTGGCCATGGCCGAGCTTTCCACGTGAAAACATGGTTACAAAATGTTTCTGAGGCAGCACTCTCCTAAGCACGCCTCTCAAAGGCTTGCCATGAACTTAGCCCCAGTGTTGCAAGAAGCGTGGGCTAAAAACGGTGTTAAACCTTTGGACGTAACATCTGCAGCACAGTGGTTTCACGTTCTTTTGAGGCTCCAGCCAAGGCAAAAGCAGTTGACAGGTTTGTGTCAGAAGACACAGTGAACAGTTGatcctcctcatcctctctGGGCCACTCATGATTTCATAGACCTCTTCCTCCACCCTATGTCCTTCTTCCAAGCTGAAGAGTCCCAGCCTACATGGTTGTTCGCTGTACAGTCTGTTCCCATACCTCTGAGCATCCTTACTGCCTGCCTCTGAACCTTCTTCCATTCTCTTTTACCCTGTGATGAGGGGACCAGAACTGTATGCAGACACTGGAGAGACATGCAAACAAAGTGAAGCCAGGCCCAGAATAATGAACCAAAACTCTTACAAGCAAAACTGTGAGGATCTTGGGATAAGCAGAAACCCCAGTGGGGAGGGCAGGTGAGACTCTGTGCATGCGATGCATGGTGCTTTCTGTGGCTGGCATGGACGAGgcagaaaaagggaagataCAAATAGCTGAACTCAAAGAAGAGCGAGGCAGCTTTGCTGGGGATGTCAGCAC is a genomic window containing:
- the CPN1 gene encoding carboxypeptidase N catalytic chain, whose protein sequence is MARWLRSLVGALLLLEGAAALSFLHHRYEEMVQALFRVQSQCPYVTRIYSIGRSVEGRHLYVLEFSDYPGIHEPLEPEFKYVGNMHGNEVLGRELLLQLSEFLCEEYRRGNERITHLIHDTRIHIMPSMNPDGYEVAAKQGPDSNGYLTGRNNANGVDLNRNFPDLNTFMYYSGEINGRNHHIPLPDNWKSQVEPETLAVIQWISSYNFVLSANLHGGAVVANYPYDKSQDQRFRSHRRTVNTPTPDDKLFQKLAKTYSYAHGWMHRGWNCGDYFADGITNGASWYSLSKGMQDFNYLYTNCFEITLELSCNKFPPEEDLERQWMANREALVAFIEEVHQGIKGMVSDENNNGIAGAVISVQGISHDITSGDTGDYFRLLLPGTYTVTASAEGYQPQMVTTTVGPAAPSLVHFQLKQDVVRKAPERKASGTRMNNKALQKKVVPRATRRGTQR